Proteins co-encoded in one Acinetobacter lwoffii genomic window:
- a CDS encoding acyl-CoA dehydrogenase C-terminal domain-containing protein, with protein sequence MPQYKAPLRDMQFVLHELLNAEQHYANLPAFQENVSRELVDQYLEAAADFCENELSPINQTGDREGCTWNDGVVTTPTGFKEAYQKYIELGFPSLSAEEQYGGQGLPNSLGIAISEMVGTANWAWGMYPGLSHGAVRTLEHHGSAEQKDTYLPKLVSGEWTGTMCLTESHAGSDLGIIRTKAEPQADGSYAISGEKIFISAGEHDMAENIIHIVLARLPGAPKGTKGISLFIVPKFNLNADGSIGERNGVRCGSIEHKMGIHGNATCVINFDNAKGFLIGPENRGLNCMFTFMNTARIGTAVQGLAASEGSFQGALAYAKDRLAMRSLSGPKAPEKEADPIIVHPAVRNMLLTQKAYAEGGRALVYLLAQYADVVEHAAEEADRKFADNILSLLTPIAKAFLTETGSEAAKHGVQVFGGHGFISEHGMEQIVRDTRIACLYEGTTEIQALDLLGRKVLGTQGAMLKDFTKIIHKFAEAHKDNAAMKEFVEPLAALNKEWGDLTMQIGMRAMQNPEEVGAAAVDYLYFSGYVTLAFLWARMALVAQEQLAAGTTEVDFYNAKVTTARFYFKKILPRVRSHVEVIATGVEPLMNLDAEHFAF encoded by the coding sequence ATGCCACAATACAAAGCGCCTTTACGTGATATGCAATTTGTGTTGCATGAATTATTAAATGCTGAACAACACTATGCAAATCTCCCTGCATTCCAAGAAAACGTAAGCCGTGAGCTGGTAGATCAGTACTTAGAAGCTGCGGCCGACTTCTGTGAAAACGAATTGTCTCCAATCAACCAGACCGGTGACCGTGAAGGCTGCACCTGGAATGACGGCGTTGTCACTACTCCAACTGGTTTTAAAGAAGCGTACCAAAAATACATCGAGCTTGGCTTCCCTTCTCTTTCTGCTGAAGAGCAATACGGCGGTCAAGGCTTACCGAACTCTTTAGGTATCGCGATTTCTGAAATGGTCGGTACTGCGAACTGGGCATGGGGCATGTACCCTGGCCTGTCTCACGGTGCGGTTCGTACTTTAGAACACCATGGCTCAGCTGAACAAAAAGACACTTACCTGCCTAAACTGGTTTCAGGTGAGTGGACGGGTACCATGTGCTTAACTGAATCTCATGCAGGTTCTGATCTGGGTATTATCCGTACCAAAGCTGAACCGCAAGCAGACGGTAGCTACGCAATCTCTGGCGAGAAAATCTTTATCTCTGCTGGTGAACACGACATGGCTGAAAATATCATCCATATCGTACTTGCTCGCCTGCCAGGTGCACCGAAAGGTACTAAAGGTATCTCATTATTCATCGTGCCAAAATTCAACCTGAATGCTGACGGTTCGATTGGCGAGCGTAACGGTGTACGTTGTGGTTCGATCGAACACAAAATGGGTATTCACGGTAACGCGACTTGTGTCATCAACTTTGACAATGCTAAAGGCTTTCTGATCGGACCTGAAAACCGCGGTCTGAACTGCATGTTCACCTTCATGAACACAGCACGTATCGGTACAGCAGTTCAAGGTCTTGCAGCATCTGAAGGTTCATTCCAAGGCGCGCTTGCATACGCAAAAGACCGTCTGGCAATGCGCTCTTTAAGTGGCCCTAAAGCACCAGAAAAAGAAGCAGATCCAATCATTGTACATCCTGCTGTACGTAACATGCTGTTGACGCAAAAAGCATATGCAGAAGGCGGTCGTGCACTGGTTTATCTATTAGCACAATATGCTGACGTGGTTGAACATGCTGCAGAAGAAGCTGACCGTAAATTTGCGGACAACATCCTGTCATTGCTTACTCCTATTGCGAAAGCGTTCCTGACTGAAACCGGTTCTGAAGCTGCGAAACACGGTGTACAGGTATTTGGTGGTCACGGCTTTATTTCTGAGCACGGTATGGAGCAAATCGTACGTGATACACGTATCGCCTGCTTGTACGAAGGTACCACTGAAATTCAGGCACTAGACTTGTTAGGCCGTAAAGTATTGGGTACGCAAGGTGCAATGTTGAAAGACTTCACCAAGATCATCCATAAATTTGCTGAAGCGCACAAAGACAATGCTGCAATGAAAGAATTCGTTGAACCATTGGCTGCCTTGAACAAAGAATGGGGCGATCTCACTATGCAGATTGGTATGCGCGCGATGCAAAACCCTGAAGAAGTCGGTGCAGCTGCAGTTGATTACCTGTACTTCTCTGGTTATGTCACTCTAGCTTTCCTATGGGCACGTATGGCATTGGTTGCTCAGGAGCAACTGGCTGCTGGTACCACTGAGGTTGATTTCTACAATGCCAAAGTGACGACAGCACGCTTCTACTTCAAGAAAATCCTGCCACGCGTTCGTTCACACGTTGAAGTGATTGCGACAGGTGTAGAGCCATTGATGAACCTGGATGCGGAACACTTTGCATTCTAA